DNA from Brassica napus cultivar Da-Ae chromosome C4, Da-Ae, whole genome shotgun sequence:
AACGCTTGACGGAGTATGTGTTCCACCTTGAACACTAAACTCCTAATTTATGGGTTTCAGATTGGCGAAAACTAAAAAGATCAAACAAAAATTTGTTTCGAAAAGATGGCTATagcttcagttttttttttgagatttatttCAGAAGTTTCTAATCGACACATGTCTCATCTTAACCCTAGTATGGATATGATCAGCTGATTTGGTATTAAATTGATATTATGCACGTTAATCAAATAATGAAATCTTTAAATAGACAACTGAAAATGAGGAAACCAGATGTATGTCAAGTAATTAGAGACTTTGGCGTGTAGAGACTGCCAATGTCTCCTGTGATTTTATTCTTCCCAAGAACGTTATGCTCTTTGGCCTTCCCTCCCTGCGCTGTGACTTCCCTCTCATGTCTCTGATAAGCAGACTTTATCATCGTACTTCATTAACAATTCTTTTATAAAGTATTTGACTGTAAATTATtatgtatttaatattattgtaatttGTAACTTTGTAAGATATTGTTAAACATCtactttatatatcttttacattATTATTGCCAAAAATCAAATAGTTTTGGATTTCTAAGTTGTAATAAGTTTTAAATAATGTCAACATGCAAATTATAGCAAAAATAAGTTCTAGTTAAAACGCGTACACTGGTGACCATTTGAAAAACACTAGGAACAAATAAAacagaaatgaagaaaaataatattaaaggaATGAGTGAGAATGATTGTTCCTCCTCAAAAATAATGAGGAATAATTTTGCTTTGttattctctacaaaaaaagaaacgataaagaatataaaagaaaattaattccTTATGAATGGTGTATTTTTATGGGAACCATAATGAATTGAATGTTTCTTCTCATTCCCTTGGTCACCGACCACACAACTTCtatcaaaatttcaaatataacacattttaaaaataacagatgttctttcaaaaaaaaataacaacataTGACATAAGTTCAATACAAGAAAAGTccatgtttataatttttttttaagaaaatacttGAAATAAGTTTAAATGTACATGTTCATaaatttaaagaaaagaaaaaaataaataaagaaaagtcCATGTTCATAAATTTAAATGTTCAACATaacgaaattttaaaataatacttgaaataagtttaatatagcaaaaaaacaaacatttaacCACATTAGAAAACATGAACATTTCATATCCAAAAAAGTTATGAGAGCAAACTTTTCAATAAATCCTCTTATTAGGTATACAAGtgtacaaatataaataaaggATAATATTGCTAATTTTATCATTATAAGATTATAAATTCATTCAAAATCTTCATATCTGAGAATAGAGATGAATGaacaaaaacaattcaaaaattCATTTTGAATTTGGAGAAAATACAAGTTTATAGAAGTATTCTCTTAATAGCTACAAACATAAACGAATAAGAATAATGTTAATCTCATCATTATAAAAATTCATTCAGAAACTCCAcaattaacaaatatatatgaataaacaaaaaaatcttaaaagtaattttaaatttgaaaaatacaaacTTACTAAAATTAATAGAGAAGACTTGTGCGAGAAAATTTCAAATGtaccaattaaattttttctaaGTCTTCTCGTACTTTTCGAgaaatttatctttttagttAGTATTTTAAGATTTGTTGGTTAggtaaaatacatataatatctttctTAATCTATACGTTACTAAAATTAGAATATACGTCATCAAACAAGTATTAAAAGGTGAATATAAACATCATCTAGACTGTCCACGTCAGAtgaaaaaatcaaccaataaggGGAGTTTTAATTTGCCATGTCAGCTcacattctcttcttcatcgGGACGAATTCGTCGATCTATATATCCAGTTCCGttcgttttaacctaatataCTGCTCAcctctctttctttacaacctTAATTATGTGATTAAGTTGCCCTTCTGTCTACCCCTCCTTCAGTTTTCCTTATTAACTGAGCCACAAATCTGTCAAAACAATTGAAAAGAAAGATGATCGTTCGGTTCCCAGAACAGAATTGATAATACTTTCCCCTATTAACCTGTCAATCAGTTCTGGGCTACGCCATAGGCCATGGCAGAGGAAGATCTTGAATGTGGTCGGTGGTTGCTATGGGATAGTGTTGCATCGTATGAAGCTTTGGTGCTCCGTGGAGCTTCTTCGGGTGTGATCAAGTTGTGGAATCCACTATCCACAAGTAACAAATTAGTTTTTACCTCTCAGTTTGGTTTGTATTTGGAACTCTAAACCTCAactcatgtaattttttttgtctttcacctacaaaaatttgtttcatcGTGATTTTACAGGTGCAGAGATTCATATATGGAGTTTCTGATGCATATTGCCTAAAAGAGGAAATACATTACTTTCAGATGGATAGCTTGAATCACGTTCAGTGTAATATCAATGAAACTCTCATCAAACAAATATGTGATTACTGATTCtattattaagaaaagaaatatGATACAAGATTAGCTACTATTATATTTAACAATAATCTGAGTTTCTCTGCAGCTGATGCATGTTTCAAGTGGTCTCAACATAGGTATAACAAAGTAGACGCTTTTGGTTATTGTTAGGGGGTGAACTCAGGttataaaaacaccaaataaagaaacattttgtttgtttgtagttTATTGAGATGTTTTAACAATTCAATAATAAGATTGAGAtttgtttttgatatatttGACAGGAAAGCATGGTTGCGAAAGCATCGAAATCTAACTCTTGATTATGGCAAGGCAAGTCAAAAATAAAGGTTTTTAAGAGCTCTTATCTTATCACTAACAATTTGGACATTACATGGTGATTTGGTTAGTGccaaattacatttttttgctTCAGGTTTGCTCTTTGACTTGATGAATGAATTAATTGGCTGATCATACGGACTCATCTCATTACAGGACAAGTCTCATGCAAATATACAAACAGCTGTTCCTTCTGCCAAAAAGGAACACAAAGAAGCCAATATGAATATCGAGAAAACAACATGTGAAGTGAATGCTTAAAATTAGAATAGTCTTTCTTCCTTGATGACCTGCTCGAGAACGAGACTCCTAGAGGGAAGAAAGACGCAGCGACCGCATTGTCCAACCTCTGCATTTATCAGGGAAACAAAGGCAGAGCGGTTAGAGCCGGTATAGTGCCTGCATTGGTTAAGATGCTAAGTGACTCGAGCAGCCTCAGGATGGTTGATGAAGCTTTGACTATACTCTCGGTCCTTGCAAGTAACCTAGATGCTAAGGCAGCGATAGTAAAAGCGAATACTTTGCCTGCATTGATAGGTATTCTCCAGACGGGTCAAGCTAGAAACAGAGAGAACGCAACAGCTATATTGCTTTCGCTGTGTAAGAGAGACAATGAGAAACTGGTGGCGATAGGTAGACTCGGTGTGGTTATGCCGTTGATGGATCTGACGAAGAACGGAACAGAGAGAGGCAAGAGGAAAGCTACGTCATTGTTAGAGCTTCTTCGTAAAGCATGCCAATAATATTATTAGTGGTctgacaaaataaaataaggTTCGTCaagctttcattttttttatgaaaagttTGTTGGCtatttattcaattattatgttaatattttgttcaattgatttgattttttggatattaattccattttGTGGAATCGAATCTTGAGATGGTGAGCTAAAAGGGTTTTCGAGAATCGAACTCTTTTTTTGCTTGCTGTGTATttatttgtaataaaatttgGGAATAATAACTAATAAGCTTTGAGATTGTTATTTGTGTTTCTGGTTcatgaattttcattttttgttgcTTTTCAAATTCAACGCGAGTTGGTGGTTACCCTTCTGGACAAGGTTAACTTGGACCACAAGCAATAGTTGTAAATAAAGGGATCCcgtaaataaatgatttaactTAATAACTAGATTCTGGgcggatatattttttgttttatatttttttaaaagttaatttttatatttctgtgtgttttagttatatctatgtttttctttgtataatgttttttaaatgattaataagaaatttttataattgtactAAACTAGTTAGACCATGCAtatatcaataggtcatgttcctaatttaatagtagTGAGTGGTTCCATACCAAAGTTGGTGTTGTTTCGGTAGGCAAGTAGAGGTGGACCACATGTGCATGTCCTAATAAACCGGCGTGCTTACTGGAATCTCTGGAGGTATCAAAACTTTCAAACAACATTAcctcataaatttatatataacaaaatcgTTCATAAAAATCCAATGATTGCTGTGACTaattagattttattaatttgaaattCTTAACAAGATAATATACTGTTATGGGATGAATTGTCTTAAGGCTGGACCCAATTCTAAGGTTAACCGATAAAAATAGTTCAAACAGCGCAAATCATGTAGATTATGCATATTAAGTAAAAGAAGCATAGATCAACCATACTATGTGTAAGAGATCCAGATCAATCAAATCGAAaaatttattatagttttaaatgataaaatagtTCAAACGATATAAAtcagatatttaaataataaaataattaaaacatagaatatataaatacaatatagtgtatttataatgttttaaataataaaataattaaagcatagaatatataaatacaatatagtgtatttatgaattttctttaaattagtatcgattataatgttttatataaaatgtaaagtCATTATATTGGTCACCACAACttattctttttgaaaattgtataatttataaatacttaatttgtaaaatagtAATTGATGAAAGATCATACTTTCTTTAATTATATGCTTAGTAGAAACATGTACCTGTGAAAGACAATTTTAACATTTCTAACATACCTTCCATCTTATGTAAAACTTATATTATACACTGACTGTAAAGCTTTCACAACGAGTCAACTAAGTATCTATGTTCACAAAGCTGAAAAGCATAAgtaatcataaatatataaaattattgtagtGACAAACATTAtctgttaaatatataataacggTAAAAGCAAACAACCCAAAATATCATTATGATTAATAACTTTTATTCACAGAGACaagataaattcaaaatttaatgcATGAGTtcgagcaaaaaaaaaaaaacctatacAATTCATAGGATGATCTTCAAGAAACCCAACTAAAAGCCACATTTCGATTGTATTTCAAACAGTTTTTGTATTCTGAAATTAGTCttggtattttaaaaaaaaactaataaatacaattttattacagtttagaaaatccaaaataaaattatatatccaATATTCAAACAACCAAAATCAGTCCATGTCATTTTTCCCATTCTCATACTAAATGTTagacattaaatttttttgtaaaattgttaacatttaaaaataaattatctgcgcgtagcgcggaaaacgATCTAGTCCATTTAAAAGGGAGTTAGGATCAAAGACCATATATCTTGACCAATTTTTAactacacaaaataaaatactctaaagatataaatataaaataacaaaacattaAAGATCAGCCATTAACAAAAGGctaaattaaatagaaaataagtCATACAAAAGTATATGTAAATCTTATATTATGTCAATATAACTAAATGGATAATTTCCAATCGAATAAATATATCTGTCtctttaatatatactattatttgtattttttaaaaacatccaaaatcaaaaatttaaaaatggaagtaacataacaaaatattagAAAACTAAAACGATATAACTAAaactaatctatattattatttaagaagtgattttgcttacttgtcagttttccatgattttagaaATAATCAATAGtcctaataattttaataaatagtttttataatatttgtataatttaataataaaaagtgtTGAAAACAATGATGTCAATTACATGTAGAATCcacataaatatttgatattatctaatttattattatttaaaagtgatttttgtttttcttgcatgccattaaaattaaagtataaaatatattttctataatattatttaagaatttatttagtttatttgcCAGTTGCtccatacactacaagaaaacgtttcCGTAACGATGAAACATTACGAGGAATatctttcctcgtaaacttacaAGTAGTTTACGAGGATGTTACGATGAAACTGAAATTCGCCGTAACGATGACGTAAAATTACAATGAaaacgtttcgtcgtaaataccttgtaaatttacgacgaaagtacgtggcAAACAATATTTGTCGTACATTTACGAAGATATTACGACGACACATGTTACCGTTATTTattggtgaaaacgtgtattgaATGCGCTTTGAATTGCCTAATTTTGCTGTAAACTCGTTGTAAAACAGATGTAAAATCCTAGTAAAATCCTTGTTATACTTCACCTACCAAACTCgaaattttttctatatatatgtcatttctcaCAATTCACTCTCTCACAACTCACAAacgaaaacaaagaaaaaaaatctcaggaaaaaaaatccaaaaagaaattttcaaaaaaaattccccaaaaaaattctaaaaacccacaaaaattcccaaatttttttttttaaaaaaaatggcgGATGGCGGtaatatttacgagttacggagttggatttATTCCCATAAAGATTCGGAAGGGAGAGTGACGAatgcatttctgagcgggctagagacattcatgtaCCAGGCTGGCTCTACACCGCTaacgcaggaaagcggtaagatgttctgcccttgtttgaaatgcaagaattcaaaattttcacgtagtgaaactgtatggaagcatttagtaaaccaAGGATTTACACCACAAAATTATATTTGCTATCAACACAGAGAGGGTTATGgtggaaatgaagctagtagtagtaataataattttagggATGCTGGTAATAATGAAGAActgaatcatttgcataatgaatataattaccatcaagaggagcagatggtagatcatgatagggttcaagacaTGATTactgatgcatttttagaaacaaatacaacaatagctgatggaactggaaatgtagaagaacctaatttggatgcaaaaaagttttatgaaatgctagatgctgcaaatcaaccattctacactggttgtagagaaagtctctctaaattgtctctagcagctaggatgatgaatattaaaacatatcataatttacctgaaaATTGCATTGATGCATgagcggagttgtttaaagagtatttgccagaagacaacgtgtcagctgaatcttattatgagattcagaaatggtttatagtcttgggttgccttcggagatgatagatgtttgcatcgacaacttcATGATATACTGgaaagatgatgagaagctagaagagtgtcgattctgcaagaaaccacgattcaaacaaCAAGGACATGGGAGGAATATGGTActgtaccaaaggatgtggtacctaccaattacagacaggtTGAAAAGGTTTTATcgatctgagaggactgctgcatcgATGTGCCGAACATGTCCAGAGGGATGGCAAGGTCGCTCAttcatcagatgcaagagcgtgaaaacatttcaacaaggtacacccAGATTTCAGTAGAAATATTcagaatgtctatcttgggttatgcaccgatgaaTTTAGTCCATTCGGAATGTCTGGGAGataatattctttgtggccagtcattcttaggTTGTACAATCTGCCGCCAGaaatgtgcatggaacaagaatttatATTCTTAACCATATTAATCcttgggccgaagcatccaaaacagtcgctagatgtgtttcttcaaccattgATACAAGAGCTAAAGGAGTTGTGGTCAGATGGGGTGAGGGCGTATGATTGTTcgttgaaaaacaattttacgatgcgagtagttctgctgtggacgataagtgactttcctgcttatgggatgttgtctggttggacaacacatggaagattatcttgtccatattgtcttcgATCGACgaatgcttttcaactgaataatggtaggaagagttgttggtttgattgtcatcgtgcTTTCTCCCCATTTctcatccgtacagaagaaataagacattgtttaggTACAAAAGAGTTGTCAGAgacagtcctcctccatatctcaccggccaacAGATCGAAGCGGACATTAATTATTTCGGAGCTCATGAAACAGTTAAGTGTGGAGGAAACAgacatgttcctggaaatatgtctgatgggtatggtgtggTGCACAATTgacataagaagagtatattttgggagctgcCTTACTAGAAGGATCTTCTTTAACGTCGAAACCtggatgtgatgcatatagagaagaacatttttgacaacatcatgaatacaatactGGATGTCCCTGGGAAGAAACAagaagtcaaggatggacttactggatatttgctcaagaagtgagttacatatcaagagcaatggcaATGTTCCTGTTCCTATCTttcggttgtcatcagaagccaaaacaactttgtttgactgggttgcatcagaagttaagttccctgatggttatgtttctaatatgtcaagatgtgttgaacgaagTCAAAAGTTCTcaggaatgaagagtcatgattgtcatgtgtttatgcaacgactacttccatttgcttttgccgagctccttccaacaaatgtacatgaagcaattgcaggtaaatacttatttataatatatgtacatatgttatgaaatgttattaattgggttacttttgcaatgtACAGCCATCAGAGCATtcttcagagatcttagcacacatacgttcaaggaagaagttaTCGAACAACTTCAGAGAACACTCCGAACATATTGTGCAATCTGGAGAAAATATTTCCAccatcattttttgacgtcatggagcatctagttgtccacctccCGTATGAatcattgcttcgtggacctgttcacaacggatggatgtatccgtttgagcgttccatgaaacatttgaagggaaaagcaagaaatcttgcaaaggtcgaaggttcaatagttgctgGGAGTTTGACAGcagaaacatctaacttcacatcatactactttgctccaactgttcgtacgagaaaaagagttcctagaagatatgatgatggagGAGCACCGACGTCATATGCagttgatggtgttcctgacattttctgtcaaattggacggtttggtggtaaactgaaagaagtatggtggtcatgtaaAGAAGATAAGCATAGTGTCCACACTTATATtttgctcaactgcgaggatgtaATAATCCGTTCCTTTGAGAGGTACATATTCTTGTGAAtgttaattttatgaaaaatgttaattatatatgcTCTAATGCATTCATTttatttgcagcatgtttgtatctcaagttgaagaagcaataccaggaatatcctcAACTGAGGTTGACGCACggaaagataagcactttgtcaagtggttaaaatcacaggtatatatatatctcattttAGCATTGATGCTATAAGATAATTTTAACGGTGATGGTTTTTGTAGGTTGAGTATGACGATCCATATTACCCCGTATGGTTTCACAATTTGGTCCAAGGTCCAGtagcaaaggtcaccacatcatctatgtatttcacacgaggttttacctttcacacatacgagtatagTAGACATCGGGCAACAAGTAACTACGCAATATGTATGAAAGGCGAAACAAACTTTTatgggatcttgcaggagattattgaaatcgaatttccggggttattgaagcttaAATGCGTCCTCTtaaaatgtgaatggttcgaccccgttgTGAACCGAGGTGTTCGGgttaacaaatttggtgttgtggatgtcaattctgggagaagatacaacaagtTCGAGCCTTTCATCCTAGCTTctcaagccgagcaagttagcttccttccataccctcgccTTCGCAGTTctgggataaactggttagctgttataaaaattacacctcgtggacgaattgttgctggagaagaaccacGTTTGCAAGAAgaacgctatcaatgaagttgatgTACCTGATCAACAACTTAATGAAATCCTTCTGATCGATCCGgaaaaccaaaaatatgaaGATCTTCCCGAAGATGTGACAGATGAAGCACGCGAAGACGAGTTCGATGGAAGCGACGATGATCATTGTACTGATCTTGATGAGAATGAAAATGATTCAGAATGATGTAATCTATGTAAAAaatgttgtttttctttttcattttctcattttaatgtatgtgtatcaaaaagttgttttatataatattttttttaaaaaaaatttaatttggagtttaaggtttaagttggataaagaggaagaagatgtaaagaagaagagatgatgtTATAAGATAAGTAACTTTGGGGTTTACGTTTTCtggtttcggggtttagggttaagactcgtaaagtcgtcgtaaacaaaaacatgggcctggtaaattcgtctTAACCTGGTCAACGTAAACTCGTCATAAACATGGtccacgtaaattcgtcgtaaccttaaaaacacgggcctggtaaattcgtcgtaaatgaaaaaatacggacctggtaatttcgtcgtaaatgaaaaaacgcgggcctggtaacttcgtcgtaacgtTACGACGAGCTTACGAAGAATGCCTTTTCTTATATATTGGCGACGCCTCAGAACGAGCAAAgctcgttcattcctcccaaatcCCTCTCCACTCCTCTTAAGGTaacctctccctctctctaatttttttaaaaaacattgtttagttttaggtggttagtataggtaattagtttaagtggttagtatatgtaattagtttaggtgattagttaggtatcagaataatattttttagttatgtCGTTATTGATAAAACTAActgtaattttttataaaatttatatgggTCCTAGAAGAAAgtcagcagcacctacttactCTCAGATGTTTCATGATGGTATCGAggcatcttcttccggtccattaTCTTCCGAGGCAGTTCCGGACTCTCAGACATCCCAGAGAGTTTCTTGGAGTCCTCATACTCCTGCACCTCATATGCCTCCACCTcatatgcctccacctcctcctcctccagccacTGCACCTTAGCCTGTCCCAGCAGGTGCAGTTCATCCAGATTTGCGTGTGCCTCCATCTGCTCCATACACGAGATATACAGTGGATGATTTGCTCGTCCAGCTTGGACGAGAGGGCTTGGATGTTCTGGATCCCGATAGACCACCGGAAACTTATTggtaacttattattttttaatacattaaattttaatattttttttcttacaattaGGTTCtcttttcaggtttggggccaAAAATCGTGTTGGCCATAGcgtgttggagacgatcaaGGGCTACTACGACGGAGCCTATCCAAATTGGAGCAAGACTCCAGACTATGTTAAGACGacttggtttaaatgttttgcggtaattgttttttttaacatctaattaaatatttatatctaattaaatatttattttaattcttttaaaattttgtttgtttcagcaAAGGTGGCACTGGTccttgggaatcaccgagagtgTGAAGAGGGAATTCATTGCAAAAGCAAAGACCCGCCTTTGCAAAACTGGCTCCGAATGggaggacaagtgggagatctacggttATGAGGGAAAACACACCGAGCTCACGAAGGATGTATGGGATGATTTCATCGCCTTTTGGAAGCTACCCTCTTCGATCCGTAAGGTGAACTCGTGCTCCGATTCCCAAAGAACGAAGGacaaagatggtcatttgcccatggttCACAGAACCAGACAAAAGCCTCACGCCGgaatccgtctagaagctgtaagtttgtttctaatatttattttgaattatttaattaattttaattttaatatttaatttaatttaatttgttttttgtagTATGAGAAGACGGAAGTTTTACCATCTCTGTTTGatctattcaagatgactcacgccacatcagACGGGATTTTTTTGGATCCGGCATCCGAGAAACTCTTCAACGCAGTGGCTTCTCGGGTTGAAGAGCGGGAGACGCAGTTAACCCagcagtctcccgatggattacccgtcaaaCTGACGACCGAAGAGGTCGACAggatcttcgaagaggtacaactttataattttatttaaataaatttaactgtttaataaattttaactatattaatatgtttttataggtggctcctagaaagaagggacggatagtggACATAGGtttctgttaacgaagttgctaAGGCAACTTCATTATACGCGttgagacgggatgaagagaacTCTCAATTGAGAGCTCggatggatagccagcaggatcgtttagactctcttgaagATCTGCTGGACGTGATGGCGGTGGGAAACCCGACTATGCAGAGAGAATTAAATGAGAGGCGAGCAGCTCTCGGGATGCCAATACGGAATCCCGAAGATGCTGATCCAGACCGTTCTCAACCGAGCACCGCCACCGACTACTTCGATAATATGTAGtagcttttttatttgtttccttttgtattataaatttaaatat
Protein-coding regions in this window:
- the LOC125586071 gene encoding U-box domain-containing protein 11-like gives rise to the protein MAEEDLECGRWLLWDSVASYEALVLRGASSGVIKLWNPLSTRGELRKAWLRKHRNLTLDYGKSFFLDDLLENETPRGKKDAATALSNLCIYQGNKGRAVRAGIVPALVKMLSDSSSLRMVDEALTILSVLASNLDAKAAIVKANTLPALIGILQTGQARNRENATAILLSLCKRDNEKLVAIGRLGVVMPLMDLTKNGTERGKRKATSLLELLRKACQ